One genomic region from Balaenoptera acutorostrata chromosome 1, mBalAcu1.1, whole genome shotgun sequence encodes:
- the SCYL3 gene encoding protein-associating with the carboxyl-terminal domain of ezrin isoform X5, with the protein MGSENSALKSYALKEPPFTLPSGLAVYPAVLQDGKFASVFVYKRENEDKVNKAAKHLKTLRHPCLLRFLSCTVEADGIHLVTERVQPLEVALETLSSAEVCAGIYDILLALIFLHDRGHLTHNNVCLSSVFVSEDGHWKLGGMETVCKVPQATPEFLRSIRSVRDPASIPPEEMFPEFTTLPESHGHARDAYSFGTLVESLLTILSEQVSADVLSSFQQTLHSTLLNPTPNCRPALHTLLSHDFFRNDFLEVVNFLKSLTLKSEEEKAEFFKFLLDRVSCLSEELIASRLVPLLLNQLVFAEPVAVKSFLPYLLGPKKDGARGGAPRLLSPALFQARVIPVLLRLFEVHEEHVRTVLLSHLEAYVEHFTQEQLKKVILPQVLLGLRDTSDSIVAITLHSLAVLVSLLGPEVVVGGERTKVFKRTAPSFTKTMDLSAEGDQFSQPIKFPINGISDVNITSGDSEKFPSSSKKSEEWPDWSDPEEPENNTVSIEICPAEPHAAAGSPLTHLNAEEAAWDDFEPSSLDTEMNPGGGITAARPVTSGEQKATPTLLPLTEEAKPLKSSLPQKTSLVRSRDDPDQTKPPKVLSQERRLKVPSELGLGEEFTIQVKKKPVKDPELDWFADMIPEIKPSAAILILPELRTETVAPTKDNVSSVMHFSSKFAAAEITEGESAGWGEDGDLNWEDNNW; encoded by the exons ATGGGCTCAGAGAACAGCGCTTTGAAGAGCTATGCCCTGAAGGAACCACCGTTCACCTTACCCTCTGGACTTGCTGTTTACCCCGCTGTATTGCAGGATGGCAAATTCGCTTCGGTTTTTGTGTATAAGAGAGAAAACGAAGACAAGGTTAATAAAGCTGCCAAG cacttgaaGACACTTCGTCACCCGTGCTTGCTAAGATTTTTATCTTGCACTGTGGAAGCAGATGGTATTCATCTTGTCACTGAGCGAGTGCAGCCTctggaagtggctttggaaacATTGTCTTCTGCAGAGGTCTGTGCTGGGATCTATGATATATTGCTGGCTCTTATCTTCCTTCATGACAGA GGACACCTCACACACAACAATGTCTGTTTATCATCTGTGTTTGTGAGTGAAGACGGGCACTGGAAGCTGGGAGGAATGGAAACAGTCTGTAAAGTTCCTCAGGCCACACCAGAG TTTCTAAGGAGTATTCGGTCAGTAAGGGACCCAGCATCTATCCCTCCTGAAGAGATG TTTCCAGAATTCACAACTCTGCCAGAGTCACACGGACATGCTCGGGATGCGTATTCTTTTGGGACATTGGTGGAAAGTTTGCTCACAATCTTAAGTGAACAGG TTTCAGCGGATGTTCTCTCCAGCTTTCAGCAGACCTTGCACTCAACCCTGCTGAATCCCACTCCAAACTGTCGGCCAGCGCTCCACACCCTCCTGTCCCACGACTTCTTCAG gAATGATTTTCTAGAAGTTGTGAATTTCTTGAAAAGTTTAACATTGAAGAGTGAAGAGGAAAAAGCTGAATTTTTCAA GTTCCTGCTGGACAGAGTCAGCTGCCTGTCAGAGGAATTAATAGCTTCACGGCTGGTGCCTCTTCTGCTTAATCAGTTGGTGTTTGCAGAGCCAGTAGCTGTTAAGAGTTTTCTTCCCTACCTCCTTGGCCCCaaaaaag ACGGTGCGAGGGGAGGCGCCCCCCGCCTGCTCTCGCCAGCGCTGTTCCAGGCGCGGGTGATCCCCGTGCTGCTGCGGCTGTTTGAGGTGCACGAGGAGCACGTGCGGACGGTGCTGCTGTCTCACCTGGAGGCCTACGTGGAGCACTTCACCCAGGAGCAGCTGAAAAAAGTCATCCTGCCCCAG GTATTACTGGGCCTGCGTGATACCAGCGATTCCATTGTGGCAATTACTCTTCACAGCCTGGCAGTGTTGGTCTCTCTACTTGGACCAGAGGTGGTTGTGGGAGGAGAAAGAACCAAGGTCTTCAAACGCACTGCCCCAAGTTTTACTAAAACTATGGACCTTTCCGCAGAAG GCGATCAGTTTTCTCAGCCTATTAAATTTCCCATCAACGGAATCTCAGATGTGAACATTACCTCAGGAGACAGTGAAAAGTTCCCATCAAGTTCTAAAAAGTCTGAGGAGTGGCCTGACTGGAGCGATCCTGAGGAGCCTGAGAACAACACTGTCAGCATAGAGATCTGTCCCGCAGAGCCCCATGCTGCTGCCGGGTCCCCGCTCACTCACTTGAATGCAGAGGAGGCGGCTTGGGATGACTTCGAGCCCAGCAGCTTAGATACTGAAATGAACCCAGGAGGTGGAATCACGGCTGCAAGACCTGTTACCTCAGGGGAGCAAAAGGCCACTCCTACTTTGCTTCCACTCACTGAAGAGGCCAAGCCTTTGAAATCAAGCCTACCCCAAAAGACCAGTCTTGTACGAAGCAGGGATGACCCAGACCAAACCAAGCCACCGAAAGTGTTGTCACAAGAAAGGCGCCTTAAAGTTCCATCAGAACTTGGTTTAGGAGAGGAGTTTACCATTCAGGTGAAAAAGAAGCCAGTAAAAGACCCAGAGTTGGATTGGTTTGCTGATATGATCCCAGAAATTAAGCCTTCAGCTGCTATTCTTATTTTACCTGAACTGAGGACAGAAACAGTAGCTCCCACCAAGGATAATGTCTCATCAGTGATGCACTTTTCCTCAAAATTTGCTGCAGCAGAAATTACTGAG ggagAGTCTGCAGGCTGGGGAGAAGACGGCGATCTGAACTGGGAAGACAATAACTGGTGA